TGGAAAGGGATGCGCCTTTGCCACCGGTATCGGCAACTGGCTTGTTGCTACCTTCTGGGCCCAGGTCAGCCCTTACGGTCTTAAGGAGCTTGGCTGGAAGTTCTACTTCCTCTTCGTTGGTATGTCACAGATTCCACTTTACCATATGAAACCACCAACTAACGTGAAACAGCCTGGAACCTTGTCATCACCCTCcccgtcctcctcttcttcttccgcgAAACCAAGGGACTTTCTCTCGAGGAGATCGATCTCATGTTTGGCGACCGTGCCCTGGGTAACCTTCCCAACGATATCGAGAAGAGCGCTGTCATGGGCACCACCAGCCTCGCCCACGAGGAAGAGCCCCAAAAGACGACTGCTTAAGAAACTGGAGTATATGTACAACGAACTATGGGATGTAATGAGAAGCCACGACCGACagaaaactaagatatagacCTGTTGGACAGATCTAGAGCTGGGATGTAATAGGTAGCATGAGCGAATGAGATCACGAATTTGCACAGTTTCAGATATATCTACTTGTGTCTTGACATGTCACTGATGTGAGATTGAACGTGGCGAATGCAGTGTTTCCGTGTGAGTGGGTTGAATTCACCTGGCCTTCGTcatgagatgagatgtcAAACAACACCTTGTACACCCGAAAGACGTCCATTTAGAGTTTCAAATAAGGACACGGGGAATTAGAAGCGGTTTTATCAACTCGTAGTATAATGATTGAATAGACTTGAATATATTTGTCCTAAATTAGGACTGctcttttataatctaaAGAAGaaatgctgatgatgatttgatgaggatgactgCCATGCACAGATTTCCCAAACCGGCAAACTGGTATTCTAGCTAGAAACGCGACTTGAGATGGGTTGACCTACTCTCCCTTAGAGGGGCAATTGATAGATGTTGAAGAAAGTTCCTGATGGGTATGAATGATTAGTTTAATCTGGTCATCTGGGCCTAGATGGATGACCtacctatatataagctaCATGTATGTATGAGATGGAACAATCAGGTTTTATCCATGTAACAAGCTGCTTCACTGCCATAAGCAAAGAAAGTGCTGGGTGAGCGCTGCTTATTTCTAACATGCAGGACCATTCTGGGGATTGCGAATGATTTCAGTTTTCGTCTCATAAATCCAATGTATCTCATAAAACAAGTGATTGTGCTGAACACATCGAGTGTTGTGCAGCATTGCATTTTGACCCCGTCATGTGCTGTAACCGTATTCGTTGCTATTGCGGCTGATGGTCTCGTTTAGAGCGAGCAGACACGACAACCAATTCGCAACCTGAACTCAAACTCTACATCGAAGCGCTCCTCGCATTGTTGAACATTTACGGTATGCTTCTAGTGCATGGGAAGCACAAGAACTTGACTCACAAGTAGCCAATTATATCGCATCATTCTTGAATACCTACCTTGTCGGCGACGAAAAGGCCATTTCCCAACCTGTCACACCAAGTATGTTGTTTCCTGTGTATTTCTAGCCACTGTTTTGTATCCATGGATAGCTAACAGCACACGTTTCCAATACACTGCCCGTCAACGATGCCTCGAGACAGGATTTCTCAATCCACTGTCAACAAAGCCCTCCTACTGCGCAATATAGGGGTGGGGGACACCGCCGGTCTCTAGGAGGAGCAATGGTATCGGGACCTCACCTATGAGGAGATTCTTGTTGATTGGGAATATGCTGGGGAACGAGGTTCTTCGTCTGGGTCGGACTCCGATGAAGATTACTTTTGGTAACCCACCATCACAACTCGACGCCTGCTGAAAAGACAGCGAGCTTGGGGCACTCGCATCTTCTACGACTGTCTTGCTCAGGAGTTACGCTCTGCACAGGGTTTTCACAACTGGAGCCATTCACACATGACCATAGTGTTGGTACGAACATGGATGGGGAGAGTGGTAACTGGAAGGGTTAAGGGATTGCAGGATAGACTGGCAATGTTTGCAATGGGAGCCCAATCAAAGATGGAGCTAAGGGAGTTTGAGAACAATTGATTTGGGAGCCGTAGCCAAAGATGCTCTTACTTAGCCAGTGACTCAAGATGCTCGCAAGCTTCGCCCTGAATGAACCAGTGTTCTCTCTCGTTCTATGgcattctctctctttctcacCAACTTCAGGTTGTCAGTGAATCATAGCCTTACCCCTTTCCGCCTCTTTGCTCCTCTGCCTCTCCACCTTaacatcttctccttgctcTCTCATCTTATCTAACAGACACTCCCCAATAATCTAACAAAATCTCTTCTATTTTTTATGTGAGttctctaatatttatatgGCATTTAGCTATTGATCCCTAttctctttattttattttatactatgTGCTCTCGAGAGTCTCTTAGTCACATTACAGCTTTAGGCCAGACCAAGAGAACAACAAGAGAAAGATCAGACGTAGCCCAGAGAAGCCTTAGTGAGTGAATCACCACCTCTTTTCATTTCTTCTCCTTACCCGCTCTAAAAaatcctcttctctccatcttcttcctcttcttcgaccTCACACTTCCCCTCTTTGCATTCGCCCCCATCAAAGCATAAGTAAGCATACATCTCCATCTTGTTATGTCCCTCTTCACACTCTGCTTCTCCAAACTCATCCTTTCCCAACCCTTCACTCTCTGACACCATCGCCGAAGACCTCATTTCTGCCCGTTTGCTTGGCTCCCTCAACATGGCGCCACCGGTAACGGAGCTCCCCGTTATCCGCACTGAGTTGCGAAACGGCATACCCGGGGGCGTAGTCAGCAGAACGGGCGTGGAAATCTGGCACCCTCAACTTCCCGTCGGAACAACTACGAGAACACAACATCGATTGGAGAGTTTATGACACTGGTCGTGGACTGTTGTGGGCTTCGTTAGGGGGGCTTGACGTGATAAACGAGCTTTTGGAGGCCGGCAATGTCCCTGTGACAGGTTTACATCAAGTTCATTTCCCTCAATCCCGCCTCTTCGTCGCGACTAACCTCCAGGAGTCGGCTCTCCCCCTCCATCACCGGACGCGAACACCAATTATGTTGATTTGATATTAATTCTCGTCACACCTCTCTAGAGGCCCGCGATCCAGATGAGGACGATCTCAGTATCTCGGCTGAGGAGAGAGCCGAGGACCCTGGGTCATACTGACCGGCACCGGTGCCCCTTCAACTTTCTGACTTGACTGGGGAAGAACACTACGATATAACACAATGAATATATCTAATTCAAGTCTTTATTGTGGAAAATCCGGCATATCTCAACCGACGCCCCCGACACGCAGCATTCCCAGTGTTATGGCCTAATGTGCCATCGTGGCACTTCGAGCGAGACTCCGAAAACGACAAAGAAAAGGACAAAGACGCCGAGCTAGAGCGAGCTCGACTTTCCTTTGACCAGTCATTCCAAGAACCGCCTCCACTGCTTTACAGCGAGCCTCGACAAGGAGCCAGATGTGCCCCTCGCCACCCCTCTCAACGCTTCGCAGAAGCCCAGCCCTCCTTTCCGAAGACTCTAGATGAGAGAAACTTGTCTAATACGCATCataaaaagagaagaatACGAGACTTTTCTAGTCTCTTTTTTCCtaattctcttcttctttatcctAATAATCATCGCGAGAGGTTGAATCACAGCCAACGTCGCAGAAGTAACTCGCTCTCAAGTAACCTCCATCTGGCTCATCTCTCACCACAGTTGACAGTCAGATCGGTATCAACACTCGCCTTGTAACCAGATATCGTCCCGACAAACCGAACACTCCCAAGGCCCTCTGTCGGCACCAAGTTCTCATAGTGCCCATGTGTCCGCGGTCTCATCGATGTCAGTTCGGAAGCTCCATTGCACGATTGGAGCTCCCCTGACCAGTGCTACTTGCCACGGCAACTTAGTCAATTACCGATTTCTCCCGGACTTCCGCCTCTCAACCACAAGGAGGCCAACCAATCCGAGGCAAACCAAGCAAAAGCAAACCGCCTCCTCGCAGCTATAAACGCTACCAGGGCAGCTGGCGAAGATAAGACTATCTACCAGGCAAACAGCCGCCTATTAATATTGGTAATGAATATCTTTGATAGATCACAGTCAGATACCAACAACATCCGCTCCGCAACATCAAACCATGAAGACACAAAGTAGGGGGCAAGTCTGAATAGCAAGTTGGCAGATTGGATCACACGCATTGTCTGTTTTATATGTCGGAGGAGAAAAAATAGAGCACCCTCCTCTAGATCCCATTGTCGATCCTTTGTCTATTGTTCGGCTGTGTCTGTATTTTGCAAGCTCCCTCCCCCTGCCCCTTATCACATAGAGTGCGGCTACCAACCCACCAAGGTATATACAGGCGGACACCAAACCTGTACAGAGGCCATGATCGAAAATCAAACCATAACAACTATGGCGTTGGCATCTAGTGTTTCAACATGTTCGCTAAGATTCCAAGGACAAACATTGCAGGGACGGGGTCAGTTCACCACTTACACCACATAACATGAGGTGGTTGGTTAAAGCAGGCATTCACAATGACTTGCACAGAATGCATAACCAAAGTTATGTAAGTAGAATGTGGAGCTGGGAGTACGTGCCCTGTATCCTATCGCATCGGCACCGGCTGAACAAATATCCGATTATCGACCAATCATGACGGGCCGCGCCCGGAAATGTGGTCATGGGCTACGGGAAGGCGGGCAGCCTCGCTTCTcgctccagcttctcctcgctGTCACAGCACGTTTCTAACAAAATTGCATTTGTTCAACTTTTCGACGCGAACACGACTCATCTTTTGGTACTGAAGATCCCCTCGACCTCGGGGACCGTCGGTATCATTCCACGCCCTCCCACTTCCTCGTAACTCGTCAAAATTCGCCTCGACCCTCGTCGTTCCCTCCGCCCACAACAAGTTTCCCCCTCGGTCCCATCGTCAATCCTGCCTTCGCCCGCCATGGCGTCGCAGCAGGTCCTCTTCGCCGAGACCATAGCTGGCATGAAAAAGGCCTTTAAGCGGAGAGCATATGGTGCGCAAACCCTCATGCGCCTGTCGCGTCTACGAGCTTCACAACTGACCACGCCCGCCTGACAGAGTCCGACTCCGATTCTGAGATCGAGAGCTACAGCAATCGCGGCCACAAGCTTCAGAAGCGAGCGCGATTTGCCCATCAAGGGCAATTGGTTCCCACCAACGGCCCAAGCTCATATCGAGAGGTCCGTTGCCGTCGCGATTCGTTCCCGCTCAAGTCTGACTGACTCGAACAGTACGTCGAGTATGCTGGCGTTCGACGACCGATCATTCATCGCAACCCGCCCTTGATTGATGAGGAAGGATACGAAGTAGAaagcgacgaggaggatgaggaccgCATTCAGGAAGCCGAGGCTGCTGCAGCAGAACTGAACCCCTACGCCAATATCCAAATAGAGAGTATGTCAGCAGTCGGGCCAGTCAACAACAAAGCTAACAGGACCAGACATTCTCGCTCCGCTCACTGCATCGACCGATTTGCCGACACATCCAACCCTCTCGAAGCCCTTCACATCCAAGACCCTGACCAAGCTTGTCGACCAAAGTTGCGACATCATGCGCAAGGAAAACCGTTCCCTGTGGCAAGTGAGACACCTCCTAACCGCGTTGTGCGGCGACTATACCTGGGTGCCATGCTCCATGATGGTACGACCTTCGGATATCGAGCTCTACACAGACGACCACGTTGCGCGTCACCTATTGAGCCTCTCCAAAGCACAACCACAACTTACCAACGGTGGTACCCAACAAGAAAATGGCGTCCCGCCCGCAGATCCTGTACCAGACATGACTGGCGACGGACAGGTTTCCGACAAGGACACAGCAGAAGACGCAGACATCACCATGACGGACGCTGAAACCGTTGGTGCTGATGACTCGCACCTAGACAATGCTAAGGACGACAAGGGCGAGACAACAGAAACCACCGAAAAAGATGGAGCAGTGCAAAGTTCCGAGGCGCAGAACGAGGGTCAAGAGCCagtcgacaaggccaatgcATCAGGGCCATCGAAGGGCGGACCAGAAAACGGCGTCGACCagcatattaataagggcaaAGAAGCTGGTCCAGGTCCAGCGCCGGCGGCTGCGACAGACGACACTCATCGCCAAAACGAACTGGCCGAGGCTATCGCACAAGATGTCTCGATGACCTCGGGAGGACAGGACCCAACGTTTGTGCATCCCATGTTCATCGCTCCATCAGGGGCAAAACCAGATCGCGACGTGGGGTTGCCTGAACAAGAAGCCGAAGATATCCGAAGACTGCTCGCTCTATATGTAcagaagcaggaggaggtCTGTCGAGGGGCAAGAAGACTGTTCTTGGgcctcctcaaggccgacCAGCTGCGCAAGAGTGTCCTCCACTGGTCCAAGGCGGAGGCTCATTCAGGAGCCAACCGGGATATGTCGGACGGTGAGGACTGGTATGACAAGGAAGAATGGGGCCTGACAGAGGATCTCAAGAAGGGtcaggatgaagaggaagaagatacCCAGACAACGGgcaagaagacgaggaaCAGGAAGTGAAAACTACCGGCCTCGTTCTTTGGTGATGCCTGTGGCACATATGACGGAGCACAGCTGTCGGTtcagatgggatggatgataATGACGGGTTCCATTGTTGAGACTTTTTTATTTGGGCGTTTCCAGGACGGCGTTTGGAACAGACGGCACGGCAGGGCTTGAAGCCACCAGATAGCGTATGGGCATGGCTCGGCAAATGCCGATAGAGATGTAAATGCATCAGTTTTTCGTTGTGAAAGAGGAATAGACGGGAGTTGAGATGCATACTCGTTGCCCGCGTGagcagccaggccaggctGAAGAGTAGGTGAGAATCTGCGGGGGATGGATGTGTTGGTGGAGAGTGGATCTCGAGCTCCGGGTGCGGTGCCCCCATCAAAGGCCCCATTGAGCCGACCTCAGCCCCCCATAACGGGTCCATAACGGGCCCGGTACAGTGGGGATGAGGCCTGAGggtccaggccaggccagctcCCCAACGCCTGCCTTTTAATTATGACGCGGGTCTCCCGCTTTCTACTTTCTTCCATGTGACAGCGCACCTTCTTTGTCCTCTACTCTTTCTCTCACCGTCCATTTTGTAGGAACAACATCATCTCCTACTCTCCTTAAGGACCGATTCAAGAGCCCGTGACTCTCTGTTCTGTGTGTGAACCTGTtgcttcatcatctccctcATCATGGCTTCCTTTGTGAACGAGCTCGTCGAATACGTCGACCTTAGCAAGCAGAGCTTGTTGGGTAAGTCTTGCCAGCTGGCCTTGAGAGGCATCTGTCCCTCTCTCCCTCAATTGCCAATTAATCAATTGGATCGTGTCTGACTCTGGGTTTTCTGTTGCTGCTCTTCAGTGTCTGCGTCCTCCATTGCCTTCAATCCCCTCTTTTGGAAGTGAGTTCTCGTCGTCCCTGCGTGATGCCATGAATACTAACCGTCGTGTCAAGCATCGTCGCCCGCCAAGGTAACACAAGACAAGCTTACAGCTTAGCCCATGTCGTCGACTGACCCTCGTGCCCATAAGAATACCACAACAAGCTCCTAACAAAGCTCTTTGGCGGAAACTCCAAGGTCGGATGTTATGCCCTCGCCGCCACCATCTTCTCCCTCGGCATGGTCCGCGACTTGATCTACAAGAGCGCCATCGCTGAGCAGCCCTCGCACCCTCTCCTCGATAGTGTCTACGTCCAAGCCGCCGCCCTCACCCTCTTCGCCGTCGGAAACGTCCTGGTCGTCACCTCCACCTGGCGCCTCGGCATCACTGGCACCTTCTTGGGTGACTACTTTGGCATCCTCATGGACGAGATGGTGACGGGTTTCCCTTTCAACGTGACCAGCTCTCCCATGTACACGGGCTCCACCATGAGCTTCCTTGCCACCGCCCTGTACTTTGGCAAGCCTGCCGGCATCCTGCTCACTGTCTGGGTGTACATTGTCTACAAGATCGCCCTGCTGTACGAGGACCCCTTCACCTCCGAGATCTACGCCAAGCGTGAGCGCGAGCGTGCTGCCGGCAAGAAGCAGAACTAAACAGTTCACCTTGGATCTATCCGAACACGGATGTATATATGACGGAACGAGACTACACACGTTCCGCCGACGCACAAGACCTACACATAAGAGTCTAGATGCATCAGCCAGCGCACACTTTCGGCGACGGGTTTGAACATGAAAGCTACGCCTTTCAACAGGCCGGGCGCCTCTCAACAGGCGAAAGGGAGTTTTCGGGGATTTTGAACAAAACAAAAAACAGGTTATCGACATCAACCAGTCGACGGGGAATTTTGCATTTGACTTACATataccaacaccaacaacaaatAAAGATTCACATATCAGGAA
The window above is part of the Fusarium falciforme chromosome 3, complete sequence genome. Proteins encoded here:
- a CDS encoding RXT2-N domain-containing protein, encoding MASQQVLFAETIAGMKKAFKRRAYESDSDSEIESYSNRGHKLQKRARFAHQGQLVPTNGPSSYREYVEYAGVRRPIIHRNPPLIDEEGYEVESDEEDEDRIQEAEAAAAELNPYANIQIENILAPLTASTDLPTHPTLSKPFTSKTLTKLVDQSCDIMRKENRSLWQVRHLLTALCGDYTWVPCSMMVRPSDIELYTDDHVARHLLSLSKAQPQLTNGGTQQENGVPPADPVPDMTGDGQVSDKDTAEDADITMTDAETVGADDSHLDNAKDDKGETTETTEKDGAVQSSEAQNEGQEPVDKANASGPSKGGPENGVDQHINKGKEAGPGPAPAAATDDTHRQNELAEAIAQDVSMTSGGQDPTFVHPMFIAPSGAKPDRDVGLPEQEAEDIRRLLALYVQKQEEVCRGARRLFLGLLKADQLRKSVLHWSKAEAHSGANRDMSDGEDWYDKEEWGLTEDLKKGQDEEEEDTQTTGKKTRNRK
- a CDS encoding Phosphatidyl-N-methylethanolamine N-methyltransferase, which produces MASFVNELVEYVDLSKQSLLVSASSIAFNPLFWNIVARQEYHNKLLTKLFGGNSKVGCYALAATIFSLGMVRDLIYKSAIAEQPSHPLLDSVYVQAAALTLFAVGNVLVVTSTWRLGITGTFLGDYFGILMDEMVTGFPFNVTSSPMYTGSTMSFLATALYFGKPAGILLTVWVYIVYKIALLYEDPFTSEIYAKRERERAAGKKQN